In Arachis hypogaea cultivar Tifrunner chromosome 7, arahy.Tifrunner.gnm2.J5K5, whole genome shotgun sequence, the genomic window attattatttaaattactattttagtattttaattggtatattaaatattttgaaggctaatcatattttataataataaaatataattataacaataattatgttatatctatataaaaaataattactcatataaaatatatattaaaatataaaatatacattaaaaataaattaaataataatatatttatacacaaatacataataattaataaaaaatttaatatttaattttttatatacatatattatttttattataaaaattattgtcatgttataaaaattttaccCCATTATAAAAATTTTCTGACAGTGTCCTCGATAATGTAAGGTAGGTGTGGTCGTTGGTTGGATTAGACAATAATAAAAGGCATGATAATGTCGAATTAGTTTTGAAAGTAgacaaaattctttttttcaataaaaaaataatgacatATAAACTTTCTAAAAGTTATATCTCTAaaagatatataatttataatgtaTTCTTTTCATGCTTAGATATAAATATTTAGAACGTAAAATTTGCAGATATGATTTTTTGTAGATAGTTTATCTAACTACATTAGATCACATCAATTTTGATATTAAATGTTAAGATTCGTAATTATTGAACAGAAATATTAgagtaaataaatagaaagataaTATATAGAGAAATGTTAGGGAaacaataattttattgaataatatgaacaatcattaatcaaataaaaatatattatacctccaaattaattttttaaattttaatattaaaataattatctgtacactaataaaataaacattcaatatatctattatttacattatttaatattttcattattcacctatacttttttatatattaatagtgTATAGATATGTGTGTGTTACAAGGAGAAGACCAAACATATAATCATATAAAGAGTATCTACTCAATTATTCTCTATAAATGCATCATCTAAAATCTAAACTACTAATGCTTATCTACCAAAATAATATCCTTCTCATATTTCAACGGTTACACatacagacaaaaaaaaaaacggaaaaaagaaaaatacaccaCCGCCATAGGATATATGTGCCTGTGGCACCTCTCTACCATGAGTAAATGATTCATTTCCAAAGTCTGATCTGAACCATTTTGACAATATTGTCTCCATGTCAATACTTTATAATTAAGTTTATTCCATGATTACGCTCAACTTTGGCTCATTTTGCTCCACCATTTTCTTGTTGTGCAAGAATTTAACAATATCGGGCAGGCAATTttcagaattaattttttttttgcagctCTCCTGCAATTTCTGCTGGAGTAACCTGCACTTCTCTTAGGAGCCCTTCAATCTCTTGAAAGAGATTGTGATGTGAGATTCTAAGGTAGTTGAATGCCAATTGTTTAAAAGCAGAGAAAGTGCAGTATGACAAGTGAATGTGCATGTCCATTCTTCCAGGCCTTAGAAGAGCAGGATCAAGCTTCTCTTTGTGATTCGTCGTGAACACCATGATTCGTTCCTCGCCGCAGCATGACCATAAACCATCTATTGCATTCAATAGCCCTGATAGTGTTACCTGTTTAGAGAATCATAAACTATGTTTTTTAGTTTGACATGAGCTAGAGATTCTGATGGACATGAATAAATGCATATGTTTTCAGTTTAGCATGAAAGTTTGGACTGaatttttaacatttattaagTGTAATACTCTAAATTACTCTCTAAAATTTAGTCAGacactttaaaaatttttagtcaaatattttaatcttcaataaattttaattatcaaattagtctctaacattttattttgttaataaaattaattttcacatcaaattttagtaaaaaattagataaatcaaTTTCTATTAtcctatgatgcacggacactaaCACAAACACGGGATATGACACGACATAAGATACActgacacgcgaattttaaaatcttataaaacaTGGGgacatgcatatatataaaatataaagtattttttagataaattgtaatgatattttgatattttattaatattaaattataaattaattttttaattatttttaatgccttattttagttatatcaagtatttaaaatattttttattttaataaataataatatatactataaatttatttcaaaaatatttgttaagaataaAACTGGACATACACGCTAACACGTAATGGTATTTAGGTATATCCAAGCGTGTCCGAAGAagaatttttttgctttttattaagacacggttggacacagcagacacatGTATCCGACGGTAAATGTCGTGTGTCTGAAATATGTCCGACATACGGACACGACAACTCAGCAAAGTGTCCGTGCTTATCGAGTATTAAAGTGTGTGACTAAAAATTTCTTAGGCACTGATTTGATGTTAGGAAACAAAAACACAAACCTTGCTTTCTTTCTTAACTCTCTCCATGttgtcctcctcttcttcttcttttctgttctgcAGCTTTATAGTGCAATCAATATCTTCCATAACAAGAATGGAACGGTTGGACATGTTAAGGACCAGATTCTTCAACTCCCTATTGGTAGGAACAGCACTGAGATCTAAGTCATAGAGATCATAATTGAGATAATTTGTCATGGCCGCGATAAGATTCGACTTTCCAGTTCCAGGAGGACCATACAACAAGTAACCCCTTTTTCAAGCTTTGCCAGTTCTGTTATAGAACTCTTTTCCTTTCACAAACTTGTCCAAATCATCACTGATCTTGTTCTTGAGATCTTCATCGATCGCGAGAGTTTTGAAACTCATGGGGTGGCCAAATTCCACACCTCCAATCCATTCATTCTCACTGCCAACAGTGTAAAGATTCAAAGCCATGTTTGCTTCTTCAACAGCCTTTGCTCTTTCCAACACAAATGGAAGATATGAATTGAAGATCTTGTCTTTGTGTTTCTTGTGAAAGCTTAGTTCATAGGACTTTACTTCTCTCTTGGAAGAACCATTGAAATCATTAATATAATGATTTCTATTAGTACGTTGCTCAAAATAACGGAAAAATCTCCAAGTTACCTTAACTCCTTCAAAATCATcgaaaatttcttcatctttgtCTATGCTGAATGCTGGACTCTTATCATTCCCTGATTTGCTTGCTCGAACTCTGCGCCTCGCGAGAGCGGCTTTGGTGCCTAAATAGACCTCTGCAGCCTCATACATGTGGTTGCACATCAGTCCCTCATACTCCTCGATCGCAATGGTGAATTGCGACGAGAAGTAGTGCCTgagattgaaaaattttgaagaaaagtaCTCTAGAACCTCAGAAGGAACCAATTCGTTCGCGACGCTTCGAATAACCATAGC contains:
- the LOC112701671 gene encoding AAA-ATPase At3g50940-like is translated as MSNNTNSTAIVSAVASAAASAMVIRSVANELVPSEVLEYFSSKFFNLRHYFSSQFTIAIEEYEGLMCNHMYEAAEVYLGTKAALARRRVRASKSGNDKSPAFSIDKDEEIFDDFEGVKVTWRFFRYFEQRTNRNHYINDFNGSSKREVKSYELSFHKKHKDKIFNSYLPFVLERAKAVEEANMALNLYTVGSENEWIGGVEFGHPMSFKTLAIDEDLKNKISDDLDKFVKGKEFYNRTGKA
- the LOC140172989 gene encoding AAA-ATPase At3g50940-like is translated as MTNYLNYDLYDLDLSAVPTNRELKNLVLNMSNRSILVMEDIDCTIKLQNRKEEEEEDNMERVKKESKVTLSGLLNAIDGLWSCCGEERIMVFTTNHKEKLDPALLRPGRMDMHIHLSYCTFSAFKQLAFNYLRISHHNLFQEIEGLLREVQVTPAEIAGELQKKN